The following nucleotide sequence is from Vitis vinifera cultivar Pinot Noir 40024 chromosome 14, ASM3070453v1.
CAGTAATCCCTTTCTAGGCATTGCTTCTCAGGAGCAGGCTTGCATGCCCGATGGAACTTTTATAGCCAAACATGGATTTCAGGGGAGGAATTTGTTTGGCCAAATTCCCATTCAGGATTTAAATAGTGGAGTTATATCAGAAAACTTCCATCAGGGGAATGCCTTACAAAGGAATGCATCAGTTCAGGAACTTAATGGGAAGCAAGAGCGAACAGGTTGGCCTGGGTACTCACAAGAAAAAGTGACACAGATGAACCCTTCTCCAGGTCTGTCTGCCCTAGATCCAATGGAAGAGAAGATTCTGTTCAATATGGATGACAATTGGGATGCTTCTTTTGGCAAGCGCACTGACATGGGCACTGGAAGCTGTGGCAATGCATGGGAACATACAGATTACATGAACACATATCCTTCTGTTAATAGTGGGAGCTGGAGTGCTCTTATGCAGTCTGCTGTTGCTGAAGCTTCTAGTAGTGATACCGGACTACAGGAAGAGTGGAGTGGCTTGACTTTTCAGAATACAGAACTGTCAACTGATAATCAGCCTTCGCACTTCATGGACAGTGCGAAGCAAGAAACTGGTTGGGTTGATAACAATTTGCAGAGTGCCTCGTCTTTGAGTTCGAAACCTTTTCCTGCATTTAATGATTCCAATATGAGCTCTAGCTTCCCTGGTTTTCAGCAGTCAGGCATGCAATTTTCATTGGAAAGTAGGGAGAGAATGCGCCCGGATTCTTCTCATGAATCCATTCAGCAGTCTCCTAAAAATGCTGGCAGGTGGTTAGATTGTAATTCTCAACAAAAGCAGCATATGGAGGGAACTCAACAGATGCAATCACTGACGCATTTGGAAACTGCATGGGGTGGGCAGATTTTTGAGCAGTCAGAAAGCAGTTCACATAGAGAGAATGTATCCTCATATAACAATGGTAGTCAACCGTGCAATAAGCCAAAAGGTGGGAATTTTCAGTCCCTTTCACCCAGTGGAAATGCTACATTGAACATGGGTTCCAATGAGAATCATGTGGGAAATTGTTGGGCTGGTGATATTAATGGAGCCATATACAAGGAAAGGGATCCTGATGGTTGTCTGTGGAAGGCCGATGGTAATCGTGGGGCAAGCTCCTTTTCTAATTCAACTGGTGGGTTAGAGCAAGTCCAATCTGGTGCAGATGATACTCTAGTTAATGGAGAAGATTCTCAAATAAATAACTTTGCTGCTGTACCAAATTCAATCTGTAAGGTCGATCAGGAAACTAATCAACAAGTTTCAGATGGTCATCAGCTTGATTACATGAAGCATGTTGATATTGCTGTAAAACACAAGGAAAATGAGAACATGGGGAAACACCAGCATCAGCTAAATAACAACCTTCAGGTTTTAGATAGCTCTTACAAAGGAGCAGGCGAGGTCTATGATAAGAGGCAGAACTGCTTCCAAAGAGAGAATTCAAGTGACAGTTATAACTCTAATGCATCCCAGCATACCATCACAGGACGTGAAGGGAGAGAAAATGTGTGGTTAAATGCAAGTGATCCGCGAACTCTGGCTGGGAGTGACCAAAAGTCATCCGGTCAGGTTGGTTGGATAGCTTCTAGTTCTCGTAGATTTCTCTATCATCCAATGGGAAATTTAGGAGTGAGTGTTGAACCTGCTGACACTCTAAAACACGTGACAAATCCACAGGTACCATGCCAACAGGTATCTGAGGGATTGACTAGTCGTGAACAAGGATATTTGGGGCAATTTCAGATTGTTGGCAATGTTTCAAACAGTAACATGGATATGGAAAAGGTGAATGATAgttttccatatttattgaGGAGATCTCTGTTGATTgcatctttttaaattttcttaatgagTGATGTTCTTAATCTTCTATATATAGGGGAACTTACCTGATTTCCAAGGAAACTTAAAAGCACCAGAGGTTCCTTCTGGAGTTAGCCTTCGATCTAATGCATTTGCTTCATCTGATAGATCAGGTGGCTTCTATAGTCCCAATGTTACTATCCCAACAAGGTAATTGggtatatcatttttcttttataaatttgaagCTTGAAATTTATGGTTGTTTTTCATTATGCAGGCTGATCATTGCCTTATTCCTATCCGGACTACAGTACATTATTATAGTTCCCTTATTGCTTATAAATTGATAGGCCTTAATTATTCTCTTAGTCTGacttttttggtttgaaaaatcATTACTACTTTTGTTATTTATTCATCCATTCTTATGTTAGAAACTGCTCATATATTGCATTGCTTCTATTTGTATAATTTCAAGGAAGTTGTAACTGACTTTCAATCATGGCAGTCAAAACATGCTTGAGCTTCTTCACAAGGTTGACCAAACAAGAGAAGATAGCACTGTAACGCACTTTGGCACTCCGGACTGTAATCCATTATCCAGGGTGCCTGAACCAGAAACTCCTGATGTGTCTGTTGCTCAACCATACAATTCTGCTTCTCAAGGATTTGGTTTGAGGTTGGCCCCTCCATCGCAACGGCTGCCCAATTCAAACCATTTTTTCTCCTCCCAGGGTTCCTCACAAGCAGCAAGTAATCTAAAGGTTAGGCATGTCAATCCTGAGTTACCTCAGAAGGGACAGACTTGGTTAGCTTCTCCATCTTCAATGCAGTCTTTGCCTCCGCATGAATCGTCTCAAACAGGATGCTGGGATGATAAATCCAGTATTTCAGGGCATGCAGGAATTGAAAACTCACATTCTAATCTGCAGGGAAATTCTCCTGCAGTGTTTACTTCTGGTTCTCCATATCTGAGAAACCAGCTTCAAAAGCAACTGATCCCTAATGCACCTGTGGTACGCCAAACTTTGCAGGCATCATCACCTGGTACAGCTGGCAGgcttccaccttttaatcttgCTCCATCTCAAGATACCTCTCGACAGATTTATGCCAACTCTTTTGGTCAATCATTCCCAGTTTTGGAGGCTGTTCCAGTCACTCAACCTTCCATTATGCCGGGAATGTCTCAACTGAGTGGGTTTTCAGCGAGGCCAAACAATGTGTGGACAAATATACCAACTCAGCGACATCTATCTGGTACTGAACCTCACAATGTTCCTTCCAGTTCGCTTCCTTCCACAGATTCATCAAAGAGGAATCTGGAAACCCCTTCATTGGCTCCACAAGAGTTAAATGATCAAAATTCCCAGAAAGGTGGGAATGAATCGTTGGAATTTGGTGCATGTTCTATGAATTCACAGGGCTTTGACTATGGGGAAGAGCAACCGGGGAAAGAAAGATCCCAGCAACGAATGGTATCTGAGATGCTCGGCCCACCTTCACAAACAAGTGGTTTACCTCAAGAGCCAGAATCTGTGGTGAAGCATATGTCGGATGCAAGTGCTGTTACCTCTGGCTCAGTACGGTACAAGGAAAATCAATCCCGAGCAACTTCTGAAAGGGATTTTGAGGCCTTTGGCCGGTCTTTGAAACCATCACACACTTTCCATCAAAACTACTTTGTGCACCAAACACAAGCCATGAGAAATGTGGAGACTGATCCAAGCAAGAAGGTCAGTTATCCTCTGGATGATGAACTCAACGCAGAATCACGGCCCAGGCCATTTCCAACTGGAGAAAAGACAATGGTAAGCTTCTTTTCAGCTGCAAGAGAAGATCAGAATGTTAAAGCTTCATCACAACCTGTTTTCCAGGATGTATCCTCTCAGGAGATGGTCACATTTGGTCGACAAGATTCCCAGAGTCATTCGACAAGCGCCAATTTGGCACCTAATCCTAGAGATAGTTCCCAGATTAATCTGCAAATGGCACCTTCCTGGTTTAAGCAATTTGGAACCTTAAGAAATGGGCAAATGTTGTCAATGTATGATACGAGGATTGCAAAGACTGTTGCAGAACAGTTAGCCAGTGGGAAGTCATCTGAGAATTTGCTTGTACATGCTTCTGTTGGGGGAGTCAATGCTGCTGATGCTAGTCAGGTCAACAGTGTTTGGCCGAGTACAGCTGCCACCTTGGTAGAGAGTGGGCACTTAACACCCCCTTATATGTTGCCCACAGATAGCATTGATCAAAGCTTGGTTGATATGGGAACAAAGAAGCGTAAAATTGCATTTTCTGAGCTTCTACCATGGCATAAAGAAGTGACACAAGATTCTCAAAGGCTTCAGAATATCAGGTAGTTGCCTTAATTAGTACATTTATTCTGCTTATTAAGCAGTTCAATCTTCTTTGATATTTCCGTTCTGTTATTTTTATGCTTGGCCTGGTTACAGAAAAGATGGCATGatggaatgaaaatttgaaaatttacaCCTTACTGTTGTTATGGTTCCCAACGTATTTTGCTCCTACATCTGCTtggttttaactttttctttctaaaatttatatttaagtgACTGGTTCCTTTTCTGTTCATTTTGTTAAAACTTAAGAGTACATTTATTTTTGCAGAATGGCAGAACGAGAATGGGCACAAACCACAAATCGGCTAATTGAGAAGGTGCATCCTTAATTGAATGGTTGaactaatgaaatttaattctctttagaatattttttttaaatctttaggATCTGAGATGGGTTCTAATTGCTTTATTTCTAATGTTCAGGTGGAATATGAGGCTGAAGTGATTGAAGATAGACAGCCAATGGTTCGACCAAAGAGAAGGCTTATCTTGACAACACAACTTATGCAGCAATTGCTTCGACCTGCACCAAGGGCCATTCTCTCGGCAGATGCTACTTCAGACTATGATTGTGTGGTGTACTACATTGCAAAATTAGCATTAGGGGATGCATGTGGCCTATCCTCTTGTGCAAGAAGTGATTTGTGTAGCTCACTGGACAACTGTAACATGTAAGAATCGCTCTTCAAGACTTATCATGAAgacttattttttgttcttttggtttttttgctattttaaacagaaaaaaatttattaaggtgAGAATCTAGACTGTAATTCCAAAATCATGTATAAACTAGAGGTTTTTGGCACTCTGAATATGaactatttattaaatttgtcaGGATGTGCGAGAAGCTTAAATCACCTGAAAGAATTGGTGACCAGTATTTCTCTAAGGTTGTGGAAGGCTTCACTGGAAGAGTAAAGAACCTGGAAAATGAATTATTGAGGTATGAAACTGGTTTCTTGttcatgaaattattttaacatgATGGTGAATATTCTATCTTCTAATATTCATAGCTGCAAGTCTATGTTATATGAGCAAAGCAAAATGTAGCCAAATGATGTAGTTGTTCAAGTGGCTACAAACTCAAATGCCAAAACACATTACACGGACATGATAGGAGTTGGTTTCTTATTGTATTTGCTGGATGCAGATCTGTCATCTATGCCACATAGAAAATGATGCAGTTAGCCTTCTAGTAGTTATCCCATATGTAATTGTATTCTCTTATATGAATGACCTAGTAATGCAGTGCATCCAATGATGCAGCAGATTGGACAAGGCAGCATCAATTTTAGACATAAAAGTGGAATGCCAGGAGTTGGAGAAGTTTTCTGTCATCAATCGTTTTGCCAGGTTCCATAGCAGGGGACAAGCAGGTGCAGCTGAAACCTCATCAGCCTCTGGAGCAGCTGGAACTGTGCTAAAATCAGTTCCGCAGAGATATGTTACTGCCCTTCCATTGCCTAGTAAATTACCCGAGGGGGTACAATGCCTTTCACTTTGATTATCAATTGATTGTTCGCCTCCCAATCTGCATCCTGTTTTGATCTATACTCTGCATTCCATATCCTCCATGCATCTGTCTTTGGTCTCTGTTCCATAACCAATATGCTGACATGCAAGAAACAACACGAGGAATGAAAAGATGGAATGCAGGATAAGTCCAGTAAAAGTAACTGAGGCTGTTCGATCTTTTTGAATCGTGGCCAATTGTTGTCATTTTTGAGAAAGTATATATTGGTTTTTGtatattttcatgaaaatttaagAAGAATCTTCAAGTACTCAATGCTTCTTCCCCTCTCTTAGAAAAGAGTAAATGGATGGATATTCCCTCTAGGTTTCCTGAATTTGCTTTATTCATTTAGCTACATTCAACCTAATAGTATTTCTAGGTGTGGCTCTTCtgttcctttttctcttttacttttCCCTATTTTCAGGTTCATTCTGTTGTAAGCTGAAAAAAAGCAGGCCTGGCTTGTGGAAGGAGAAGCCAGTGAAATACTCAAAAAGGTAAAACatttatttgtaatattaaatAACAGGTGCTGCCACTGGAGGGGGCCTCCCCCACTAAGATGGGGTCGGAGAAGATTGCAATTTTGGTAAATGGCTTCTTCTTCTATGAGCATTTGATTAggaattctttttctttagtCACATGTGTGTTTTGATATCTTCACAAGCATctaactagggtagcaaaggtGCCCTGAAAAGGATCCGAGGCAGCGGTACGGACAGACACTTGTGTGATTATATATTTGTTTGTTGTTATTCTGAAAAGTACAAGGCTTCAGATACTGATTCTGTGTCCCTCGATGCTGATAAAAGGGCAAAGATTTGGACTAAAGGACAAGGAGAGGCTTTTATTGTTGTAGGGGACACATAAAGgcgtttctctctctctctctctctctctctgtactTGATGTTGTCTTTCATAACATTCAttccattcttttttaaaaattgattgaaaaggTCACTGACGTCAGTGTTTGGGATAATCTAAACATGCCCATCCTGTCAGTATCAGTGCAGTATCAGTATCCGATTCATTCATGCATTCATGATTGGGAGAGTGATGTGAGAGAGAAGGCCAagtcctttctttttcttttttttctttttttcttttttcaccaAAAGAATAAAcaagaagaaaccaaaaaaaaaaaaaataacagaaAAGAAAACCAATCCATCTTTGCCATATAATAATGAGTGGGTGGGGCTGACCAAAGATAAGGGAGTTTGCGACAACATGGGGGCGTTGATGTTTTTCAAACATTATCCCCCTGAAACCACCTGGGCATTTTCTATGTATCCATCATCATCATAACCACGTGGGGATGGGTGGTGTGCCCCTTGGCTTTGGTCGCAGAGTGGGTCCTCAACTGTCCTCATCACCTCCTCAATGCCTGCTGCACTTGCTGCTTCTGGCTTTGGCCTTTCCAACTTTTGTATTTTATGATTTGAGTGGTTACTTCAATTTTTGGGGTGTCTCCTGGTGCTGCTCCTTGACCGAGAGTGGGTTTTGTGTgtattgagagagagagagagacatagTGGGGCTGATGTTGGTGTggtggtatttatttttctgtgtttggttgtgAGTAGAGATGATGTTGCTGAGAAGCTGAGGCAATAGTATTTACTTCACAGATAAAACCAAAGACACCcaagaaaaagaagacaaaaacaaCAGCCAAAATCCAATCGATGGACGCATGCTACATAGCAGAGGGCCGTTAAAATCCCACATCATCATTTGCAGGTACAAGTGGTACTTCATCTGATGCCATGCAGAAAAAGGTGACGAAAGTAAACCATATACAAATATTCTCTACACATCAGCAGCTGGGAGGGTGGCAATCATAATCTTATACTGAAATGTGTACTTCGTATTTACAAAGTTCTTTAATCCAATCTCCAGGGAAAGCccaattatttgaaatttggtGGGCTCGAACAAGCCCAAACTTTTGTTTACGGGTTCAAGTGTGGTAATTCTTTTCTATATTGTTTTTCATCTGTGGGCTATCATCTACAAAGATTTTAAAATCTCCATCTAAATAGAAAGGAGTAAGGAgcgtagaagaagaagaacaaaataGTTAGAATCaaaggaataaaaaagaaaaatagcaaTAATTTTCCTGAACAGCATTCAAAAACAAAGTTATTGGTAAATGCCTCGATATTatattcaaaaacaacaaacggctacataaaaataacttaaaagaaaaaagaacacaCTCAGGTCACTACCCTTGGGAGCCTACCAAGACTTCCAACTCACTGCTCAATAGTTTAGAgggaaaaaaatctttattaaaGTTGAATTTCCTTCTGTGACCCAAAGTAGAAGTTCCAAAAACCTATCATATTTTCAAGATTAAATAGACTCTTGACTCGTAAGGCTTTCCAATGGTGTTTGATTTGCATATATACTTTAATACTAGGTTTGTCCCAAAGTTACATATATGCCATCTCCATTGTTGAAATGCTTCGAGTCTTTTTCTACATTTTGACCTTGCTTCTATAAGCCTCGATCAGGTCTTTGCATTGCCTTGAAAAACTTGTCAATTTCATGCTTTTTATTCTCCTTTTGCTGCATTCTACTAGATAAAATCGTTAGGCCTCAAACGAGGACTTAGAATGCGTTTAGGTTTAAGGAGTAGATTAGCTCTAAAAATGCATAAACAATTATTGTTGGAGTGATAGAGTTGAAAGAGAATCATAAACAGTTACAAAAGAAGATTAAAATTGGGGAGAATTAAAACTTTATCATCTTCCACCAGCTGGTGAGGAGGCTACGATTTAGGAGATGGAGCAGGGTGGTGTAGGGAGGGGCAATCCAAGGACTCGCAATCCAGGTATTAGAGGACGTGTCAGTAGTTCTGTTTTGTTGCTGGACAATCTCAAATCGGGAGGATCATTTGAGTCAGTTTATGGAGCATATGTTTGCATCCATTAATCAGCTGAGGGTTCATGGTAGCTCTCACATTGATGACCTTCAAGCCTATCTAGATACTCACACTAACGAGTTTCAATATCAAACTGATAGCACAGTGGCAAATCCCATACTTACACTACAAGAAAAGTAAGTCATGCTCACGTAATTTTAGGAGGGGTCAATAAAATCCACAATGCAAGAGTATATAGATATAGTTGCATAACAATTTGAGTTGCGGTCTATTTTATCTGCACTTAACTCTTATGGTCACAATTTTGTTTCTTGTAGCCACGGGATATGACCGCAACTATAAACCTATCTTTTTGTAGTGTGAATTTGATAGGCCATATCAATAATCAGTGTAAAGCATCAGAGAAGTCCATTGTCAATTTGTATCAGATTTTCCAACACCATCTCTGATAGCAGAGTTCAGTATGAGATCACAGCCCATATGCATATTGTAGATCATAGGGTTGTACGACTGAACTCTACTGATGGTATAAATGATGCATACCCAGAAGGATTCCTTTATTATCATTTACTTAATTAAGAGATTATTCTTTTGGTAGGACATTAAATTACatgtataaattataatttctaCAATTAATGAATATTGGATATTTGCATTCAAATCTATTATGTACATATGGTCTTGTTTTATGTAATTtcttattcttaatttattttattttatccttttatatatatttaaaaagaattctaggttatttatttttaaaatgggatttggaaatgaattttttttaggaagCTAACAGTaaattaaagggaaaataaaagaataataagaAAGGAGATAAAGGTATAAATACCCTTCcttattatctttttctttatcttatcattttctctttttatttattattatttatctttcaACTTACTCTTTTAccttttgattattattattattattattattattattattataatagtaagccaattatttttaatgttaatgttattattattattattattaccatttaGTAACaggaatattattattattttttattagtattttttgagaagaaaacataactttaatgctttcaaattgaaaattaattaaataaattcaatatgTATCCAATGGTGTATGCCCTTTCTTAATTGGAGAAGATAGGTTAGTGTCGCAGGGGATGGTGTAGTTAATTGGGAgactatatttatatatttgagaatttgtcCTAGTGCATCCACCACACAACCACGAAGGAATATTAAGTGGGCACTATAGTGAATATAACTAGCTATAGGCTAATCGTCTTAGGCTATCAACATGAGTTAACCTAATAATAATCGTATTGTTTAGAACACGACCATTAGATCATATTCATAATAACacgaatataaaataatactcttATGAATACGGcaatataatttcaaaaaatattcttcTGGTACGAACAATTACAGTTTTAACCAATTAGTAGATGACAAGTAGACTTGtgatgaaagataaaaattaaggaATGTTATGGAAGAAATCAAGTGAAAATTTAGTGTGACAACAAAATCCCATTTGCACATctagataaaatattatcaatgaTTCAACCAAGTGATTGGATGCATCctaaaatgattataaaaaaagataagaatTTTGTAAGTTTATAGGCCCAGTGATCTTCCCTCTTAGCACTTGATCTGGGGAGGTGCCACATCCACATCAAAGCGAGCTACAAATGTGGAactcttaattttaaaagaagtaTTAATATTTGCATGAAAATGACAtacaatgattttaaagctgATACAAAGAAACGACAGAAAAAAGTggacaaaagaagaaaaaaaaaaagaatgagacgTATGAATGACGCATAGAAGAGCAAGTAGAGTAGTAGAGGGATGGCATGTTTGAGTATAAGAACTGCCTGCAAATATCATATGATCTGTAGGAGAGTGAAGGGAAGATAAATGGGTAACCCACATGTTGTAGTTATACCTTGGCCAGCCCAGGGCCATGTAATTCCTCTTATGGAATTCTCTCTATGCTTGGTCGAACATGGATGTAGAGTTACATTTATAAACACAGAGTTCAATCATAATCGGGTCATGAATGCTTTTACAGAGAGGCATACTATAGGAGATCAACTTCGCCTGGTTTCTGTCCCAGGGTTGGAATTCCATGAGGACAAGGAGAGACCAGCGAAGTTGACTGAAGGAATCTGGCAGTTTATGCCGCAGAAGGTGGAGGAGCTCATGGAAGAAATCAACAGTGTTGATGGCGATGGGATTACTTGTGTTGTTTCTGACCAGTCTATAGGTTGGGGCCTGGAAATTGCAGCAAAGATGGGAATCCCGCAAGCTGCCTTCTTTCCTGCATCAGCGTTGGTGTTGGCCTTGGGACAGAGCGTTCCTAAGCTGATTGAGGATGGCGTCATAAATTGTGATGGTGAGACCTGTCACTGACTTCTTTAgcatatttttgtaatttttgccACCTTAGGAATCCTTTGTATCAACAGAAGTTCAAGTACTAAGAAAGGATTAATACTTCAACAGTAGGTTGTATGCCATTTTGTCCTTACAACTTTTCTTGCTGTTCATTGCAGGAATTCCAATAGAGCACCAGATGATTCAGTTGTCACCTACCGCTCCTGCCATCAACACTAAAAACTTTCCATGGGTTCGCATGGGGAATGTAACCATGCAGAAAGCTACTTTTGAAATTGGGTTTAGAAACAGAGAAGCTGCAGAAAAGGCAGATTGGTTTTTCTccaattcaacttatgattttgaGCCTGCAGCATTTGCCTTGATCCCAAAGCTCATACCTATAGGACCACTTGTGGCTAGCAATCGGCATGGAAATTCAGCAGGAAACTTCTGGCCAGAAGACCAGACTTGTCTTGAATGGCTCAATCAACAGCCACCCTGCTCAGTAATATATGTTGCATTTGGTAGCAGCACAATTTTTAACCAGACCCAGTTCCAGGAATTGGCATTAGGACTCGAACTCTCAAACATGCCATTCCTGTGGGTCGTGCGACCGGATGGTACTGATGGGAAAAATGATGCCTACCCAGAAGGATTTCAAGACAGGGTAGCCACTCAAGGACAGATAGTAGGGTGGGCACCTCAACAAAAGGTTTTGGGTCATCCTTCTGTTGCTTGCTTTTTGAGCCATTGTGGTTGGAACTCTACTGTAGAAGGTGTTAGCAATGGGGTCCCTTTTTTGTGCTGGCCTTACTTTGCTGACCAGTTCGTTAATGAGACCTACATTTGTGATGTTTGGAAGATTGGATTGGGGTTTAACCCAGACGAGAATGGGATCATCACgcgaaaagaaattaaa
It contains:
- the LOC100265258 gene encoding UDP-glycosyltransferase 83A1; its protein translation is MGNPHVVVIPWPAQGHVIPLMEFSLCLVEHGCRVTFINTEFNHNRVMNAFTERHTIGDQLRLVSVPGLEFHEDKERPAKLTEGIWQFMPQKVEELMEEINSVDGDGITCVVSDQSIGWGLEIAAKMGIPQAAFFPASALVLALGQSVPKLIEDGVINCDGIPIEHQMIQLSPTAPAINTKNFPWVRMGNVTMQKATFEIGFRNREAAEKADWFFSNSTYDFEPAAFALIPKLIPIGPLVASNRHGNSAGNFWPEDQTCLEWLNQQPPCSVIYVAFGSSTIFNQTQFQELALGLELSNMPFLWVVRPDGTDGKNDAYPEGFQDRVATQGQIVGWAPQQKVLGHPSVACFLSHCGWNSTVEGVSNGVPFLCWPYFADQFVNETYICDVWKIGLGFNPDENGIITRKEIKNKVGQLLGDEKFRSRALNLKEMAIDSVKEGGPSHNNFKNFVEWLKA